The proteins below come from a single Acanthopagrus latus isolate v.2019 chromosome 4, fAcaLat1.1, whole genome shotgun sequence genomic window:
- the ppfia1 gene encoding liprin-alpha-1 isoform X1, with translation MMCEVMPTISEAEGPGGGGGGGRRGSGSPLQSDSEGHFESLMVSMLEERDRLLDTLRETQENLGLTQGKLHEVSHERDSLQRQLNTALPQEFAALTKEVNVCREQLLEKEEEIAELKAERNNTRLLLEHLECLVSRHERSLRMTVVKRQAQSPAGVSSEVEVLKALKSLFEHHKALDEKVRERLRVALERCSALEEQLTMSHKELAYLREQHSQKRGLADGTSEVNHNSENTPSTNGKRSSDGSLSQEDESGPVFGKVGELQEVVDRQTADLGQMKERMAAMVSRISELEEDLDTARKDLIKSEDMNTRLQRDLRESMAQKEDMEERITTLEKRYLAAQREATSVHDLNDKLENEVANKDSLFRQTEDRNRQLQEKLELAEQKLQQTIRKAETLPEVEAELAQRVAALTKAEERHGNVEERLRQMEAQLEEKNQELLRARQREKMNEEHNRRLSETVDKLLSESNERLQLHLKERMSALEDKNALIRELDHTKKLIEESHHEKEQLLIQIETMRAENEQGRSRSNSLLHGRSQLGSTPDFRYPVSASSMMDSNSDHYGSALVLRRPQKGRMAALRDEPSKRHVQTLNEQEWERMQQANVLANVAQAFESDMDASDLEEDRETIFSSVDLLSPGGQADAQTLALMLQEQLDAINNEIRMIQEEKESTAIRAEEIECRVGSGDSLGGRFRSMSSIPPSLCAGSSLGGSPPGSGHSTPRRIPRSPNRELDRMGVMTLPSDLRKHRRKSAQDDKATIRCETSPPTTPRSMRLSREAGHAASHEDIRDIRGLAGLQDGQGSNPSSSNSSQDSLNKAAKKKSIKSSIGRLFGKKEKGRPSIPGKDSPSQAGTPEAESSPKDGLGMGTLGGPAEKNRKLQKNPKTGHELLEEARRQGLPFAQWDGPTVVVWLELWVGMPAWYVAACRANVKSGAIMSALSDTEIQREIGISNPLHRLKLRLAIQEIMSLTSPSAPPTSRTTTGNVWVTHEEMETLAATPPTEDDEGSWAQTLAYGDMNHEWIGNEWLPSLGLPQYRSYFMESLVDARMLDHLTKKDLRGQLKMVDSFHRNSFQCGVMCLRRLNYDRMELERRREESQMELQEVLVWSNERVISWVQAIGLKEYSSNLYESGVHGALMALDETFDHNALALLLQIPTQNTQARATLEREYNSLLAIGTDRRMEEDDDKNFRRAPSWRKKFRPKDMRGMSLGASDTLPANFRVNSGSASSPSTQPKRSPMEGNRWSEDEGEFPAFKTRMMN, from the exons GAGTTTGCTGCACTAACGAAGGAGGTGAATGTGTGCCGGGAGCAGCttctggagaaggaggaggagatcgcAGAGCTGAAGGCTGAGAGAAACAACACACGG ctcCTGTTGGAGCACCTGGAGTGCCTGGTGTCTCGCCATGAGCGTAGTCTGAGGATGACGGTGGTGAAGAGACAGGCTCAGTCTCCAGCAGGAGTCTCAAGTGAGGTGGAGGTCCTCAAAGCCCTTAAGTCACTTTTTGAACACCACAAAGCCCTCGATGAGAAG GTGAGAGAGCGACTTCGTGTTGCCTTGGAACGATGCAGCGCATTGGAGGAGCAACTCACCATGTCACACAAAGAA TTGGCTTACCTCAGGGAGCAGCACAGCCAGAAGAGAGGGCTGGCAGATGGAACCAGTGAGGTCAACCACAACTCTGAAAACACACCAAGCACTAATGGCAAG CGGTCATCGGATGGTTCGCTGAGTCAGGAGGACGAGTCGGGGCCGGTGTTCGGGAAGGTCGGCGAGCTCCAGGAGGTGGTTGACCGTCAGACAGCTGACCTGGGCCAGATGAAGGAGCGCATGGCTGCTATGGTTTCACGCATCagtgagctggaggaggaccTGGACACGGCCCGAAAAGACCTCATCAAGTCTGAAGACATGAACACGCGGCTGCAGAGAGACCTGAGAGAG TCAATGGCTCAGAAGGAagacatggaggagaggatCACCACCTTGGAGAAGCGCTACCTGGCAGCTCAGCGGGAGGCTACCTCCGTCCACGACCTCAACGACAAGCTGGAGAATGAAGTGGCCAACAAGGACTCTCTCTTCAGACAA actgaagacagaaaccGGCAACtccaggagaagctggagctggctgaacagaagctgcagcaaaCCATCCGCAAGGCCGAGACTCTGCCTGAGGTGGAGGCCGAGCTCGCTCAGAGGGTAGCTGCCCTCACAAAG GCAGAAGAACGTCATGGAAACGTGGAGGAGAGACTGAGGCAGATGGAGgcccagctggaggagaagaaccAGGAACTGCTCAGG GCACGACAGCGAGAGAAGATGAACGAGGAGCACAACAGGCGTCTGTCTGAGACGGTGGACAAGCTCCTTTCAGAGTCCAACGAGAGACTTCAGCTTCACCTCAAAGAGAGGATGTCTGCTCTGGAGGACAAG AATGCCCTGATCAGAGAACTGGATCACACCAAGAAACTGATCGAGGAGTCTCACCATGAGAAG GAGCAACTGCTGATCCAGATTGAGACCATGAGGGCAGAGAACGAGCAGGGCCGGAGCAGAAGCAACTCCTTACTACACGG ACGGTCTCAGCTGGGCAGCACTCCAGATTTCAGGTATCCAGTGTCGGCTTCCTCAATGATGGACAGTAACTCAGACCACTATGGCAGCGCTCTTGTGCTCAGACGGCCTCAAAAAGGACGGATGGCAGCGCTCCGGGACGAACCATCCAAG CGACAT GTGCAGACTTTGAATGAGCAGGAGTGGGAGCGCATGCAGCAGGCCAATGTTCTGGCGAATGTTGCCCAGGCGTTTGAGAGCGACATGGATGCTTCAGACCTGGAGGAGGACCGGGAGACGATTTTCAGCTCAGTGGACCTGCTGTCCCCTGGTGGCCAGGCTGACGCACAGACCCTCGCCTTAatgctgcaggagcagctggaTGCTATCAACAATGAAATCAG GATGAtccaggaggagaaggagagcacAGCCATCCGGGCAGAGGAGATCGAGTGCCGGGTGGGCAGTGGCGATAGCCTGGGAGGACGTTTCCGCTCCATGAgctccatccctccatcactgTGTGCGGGCTCCTCGTTGGGAGGCTCGCCCCCGGGCTCTGGCCACTCCACCCCCAGACGCATCCCCCGGAGCCCCAACAGAGAACTGGACCGAATGGGTGTCATGACCTTG CCTAGTGACCTGCGCAAGCACCGCAGGAAG TCTGCTCAGGATGACAAGGCCACGATCCGATGTGAGACGTCCCCCCCAACTACTCCACGCTCCATGCGTCTGAGCAGGGAGGCAGGGCATGCAGCAAGCCACGAGGACATCAGAGACATCCGAGG TCTGGCGGGCCTGCAGGACGGCCAGGGCAGTAACCccagcagcagtaacagcagcCAGGACTCCCTCAACAAAGCAGCCAAGAAGAAGAGCATCAAGTCTTCCATCGGACGTCTCTTtgggaagaaggagaagggcCGACCCAGCATTCCTGGCAAGGACTCCCCCAGTCAAG CTGGCACTCCTGAGGCAGAGAGCTCTCCTAAAGATGGTTTAGGAATGGGGACCCTGGGCGGCCCTGCAGAGaagaacaggaagctgcagaaGAA TCCAAAGACCGG GCATGAATTACTGGAGGAGGCTCGCAGGCAGGGCCTGCCATTTGCCCAGTGGGATGGACCGACTGTTGTGGTTTGGCTGGAG CTGTGGGTGGGCATGCCAGCCTGGTACGTGGCTGCCTGCCGTGCCAACGTGAAGAGTGGAGCCATCATGTCAGCGCTGTCAGACACTGAGATCCAGAGGGAGATCGGTATCAGCAACCCGCTGCATCGTCTGAAGCTTCGCCTGGCCATCCAGGAGATCATGTCTCTGACCAGCCCATCTGCCCCGCCGACCTCGAGAACG ACTACAGGAAATGTTTGGGTGACACATGAGGAAATGGAAACTTTGGCAGCCACACCTCCCACG GAGGATGACGAGGGCAGCTGGGCCCAG ACTCTCGCGTATGGAGACATGAACCACGAGTGGATCGGTAACGAGTGGCTGCCCAGTCTGGGTTTACCGCAGTACCGCTCCTACTTCATGGAGTCCCTGGTGGACGCCCGCATGCTTGACCACCTCACCAAGAAGGACCTCAGAGGACAACTCAAGATGGTGGATAGCTTCCACAG gAACAGTTTTCAGTGTGGAGTTATGTGTCTGAGGCGGCTCAACTATGACAggatggagctggagaggagacgGGAAGAGTCTCAGATGGAGCTTCAAG AAGTGTTGGTGTGGAGTAACGAGCGTGTGATCAGCTGGGTTCAGGCCATCGGGCTGAAAGAGTACAGTAGCAACCTTTATGAGAGCGGTGTCCACGGAGCGCTGATGGCCCTCGACGAAACCTTCGACCACAACGCTCtcgccctgctgctgcagatccccacacaaaacacacag GCCAGAGCGACACTTGAGCGTGAATACAACAGTCTGCTGGCTATTGGCACAGACAGGAGAATGGAAgag gaTGACGATAAGAACTTCCGCCGGGCTCCCTCATGGAGGAAGAAGTTCAGGCCCAAAGACATGAGGGGGATGTCGTTGGGTGCATCAGACACCCTGCCTGCCAACTTCCGAGTGAACAGCGGCAGCGCGTCTTCTCCCTCCACGCAGCCAAAGAGGAGCCCGATGGAGG GTAACCGCTGGTCAGAGGATGAAGGGGAGTTCCCTGCATTCAAGACCCGGATGATGAATTGA
- the ppfia1 gene encoding liprin-alpha-1 isoform X3: MMCEVMPTISEAEGPGGGGGGGRRGSGSPLQSDSEGHFESLMVSMLEERDRLLDTLRETQENLGLTQGKLHEVSHERDSLQRQLNTALPQEFAALTKEVNVCREQLLEKEEEIAELKAERNNTRLLLEHLECLVSRHERSLRMTVVKRQAQSPAGVSSEVEVLKALKSLFEHHKALDEKVRERLRVALERCSALEEQLTMSHKELAYLREQHSQKRGLADGTSEVNHNSENTPSTNGKRSSDGSLSQEDESGPVFGKVGELQEVVDRQTADLGQMKERMAAMVSRISELEEDLDTARKDLIKSEDMNTRLQRDLRESMAQKEDMEERITTLEKRYLAAQREATSVHDLNDKLENEVANKDSLFRQTEDRNRQLQEKLELAEQKLQQTIRKAETLPEVEAELAQRVAALTKAEERHGNVEERLRQMEAQLEEKNQELLRARQREKMNEEHNRRLSETVDKLLSESNERLQLHLKERMSALEDKNALIRELDHTKKLIEESHHEKEQLLIQIETMRAENEQGRSRSNSLLHGRSQLGSTPDFRYPVSASSMMDSNSDHYGSALVLRRPQKGRMAALRDEPSKVQTLNEQEWERMQQANVLANVAQAFESDMDASDLEEDRETIFSSVDLLSPGGQADAQTLALMLQEQLDAINNEIRMIQEEKESTAIRAEEIECRVGSGDSLGGRFRSMSSIPPSLCAGSSLGGSPPGSGHSTPRRIPRSPNRELDRMGVMTLPSDLRKHRRKSAQDDKATIRCETSPPTTPRSMRLSREAGHAASHEDIRDIRGLAGLQDGQGSNPSSSNSSQDSLNKAAKKKSIKSSIGRLFGKKEKGRPSIPGKDSPSQAGTPEAESSPKDGLGMGTLGGPAEKNRKLQKNPKTGHELLEEARRQGLPFAQWDGPTVVVWLELWVGMPAWYVAACRANVKSGAIMSALSDTEIQREIGISNPLHRLKLRLAIQEIMSLTSPSAPPTSRTTTGNVWVTHEEMETLAATPPTEDDEGSWAQTLAYGDMNHEWIGNEWLPSLGLPQYRSYFMESLVDARMLDHLTKKDLRGQLKMVDSFHRNSFQCGVMCLRRLNYDRMELERRREESQMELQEVLVWSNERVISWVQAIGLKEYSSNLYESGVHGALMALDETFDHNALALLLQIPTQNTQARATLEREYNSLLAIGTDRRMEEDDDKNFRRAPSWRKKFRPKDMRGMSLGASDTLPANFRVNSGSASSPSTQPKRSPMEGNRWSEDEGEFPAFKTRMMN, translated from the exons GAGTTTGCTGCACTAACGAAGGAGGTGAATGTGTGCCGGGAGCAGCttctggagaaggaggaggagatcgcAGAGCTGAAGGCTGAGAGAAACAACACACGG ctcCTGTTGGAGCACCTGGAGTGCCTGGTGTCTCGCCATGAGCGTAGTCTGAGGATGACGGTGGTGAAGAGACAGGCTCAGTCTCCAGCAGGAGTCTCAAGTGAGGTGGAGGTCCTCAAAGCCCTTAAGTCACTTTTTGAACACCACAAAGCCCTCGATGAGAAG GTGAGAGAGCGACTTCGTGTTGCCTTGGAACGATGCAGCGCATTGGAGGAGCAACTCACCATGTCACACAAAGAA TTGGCTTACCTCAGGGAGCAGCACAGCCAGAAGAGAGGGCTGGCAGATGGAACCAGTGAGGTCAACCACAACTCTGAAAACACACCAAGCACTAATGGCAAG CGGTCATCGGATGGTTCGCTGAGTCAGGAGGACGAGTCGGGGCCGGTGTTCGGGAAGGTCGGCGAGCTCCAGGAGGTGGTTGACCGTCAGACAGCTGACCTGGGCCAGATGAAGGAGCGCATGGCTGCTATGGTTTCACGCATCagtgagctggaggaggaccTGGACACGGCCCGAAAAGACCTCATCAAGTCTGAAGACATGAACACGCGGCTGCAGAGAGACCTGAGAGAG TCAATGGCTCAGAAGGAagacatggaggagaggatCACCACCTTGGAGAAGCGCTACCTGGCAGCTCAGCGGGAGGCTACCTCCGTCCACGACCTCAACGACAAGCTGGAGAATGAAGTGGCCAACAAGGACTCTCTCTTCAGACAA actgaagacagaaaccGGCAACtccaggagaagctggagctggctgaacagaagctgcagcaaaCCATCCGCAAGGCCGAGACTCTGCCTGAGGTGGAGGCCGAGCTCGCTCAGAGGGTAGCTGCCCTCACAAAG GCAGAAGAACGTCATGGAAACGTGGAGGAGAGACTGAGGCAGATGGAGgcccagctggaggagaagaaccAGGAACTGCTCAGG GCACGACAGCGAGAGAAGATGAACGAGGAGCACAACAGGCGTCTGTCTGAGACGGTGGACAAGCTCCTTTCAGAGTCCAACGAGAGACTTCAGCTTCACCTCAAAGAGAGGATGTCTGCTCTGGAGGACAAG AATGCCCTGATCAGAGAACTGGATCACACCAAGAAACTGATCGAGGAGTCTCACCATGAGAAG GAGCAACTGCTGATCCAGATTGAGACCATGAGGGCAGAGAACGAGCAGGGCCGGAGCAGAAGCAACTCCTTACTACACGG ACGGTCTCAGCTGGGCAGCACTCCAGATTTCAGGTATCCAGTGTCGGCTTCCTCAATGATGGACAGTAACTCAGACCACTATGGCAGCGCTCTTGTGCTCAGACGGCCTCAAAAAGGACGGATGGCAGCGCTCCGGGACGAACCATCCAAG GTGCAGACTTTGAATGAGCAGGAGTGGGAGCGCATGCAGCAGGCCAATGTTCTGGCGAATGTTGCCCAGGCGTTTGAGAGCGACATGGATGCTTCAGACCTGGAGGAGGACCGGGAGACGATTTTCAGCTCAGTGGACCTGCTGTCCCCTGGTGGCCAGGCTGACGCACAGACCCTCGCCTTAatgctgcaggagcagctggaTGCTATCAACAATGAAATCAG GATGAtccaggaggagaaggagagcacAGCCATCCGGGCAGAGGAGATCGAGTGCCGGGTGGGCAGTGGCGATAGCCTGGGAGGACGTTTCCGCTCCATGAgctccatccctccatcactgTGTGCGGGCTCCTCGTTGGGAGGCTCGCCCCCGGGCTCTGGCCACTCCACCCCCAGACGCATCCCCCGGAGCCCCAACAGAGAACTGGACCGAATGGGTGTCATGACCTTG CCTAGTGACCTGCGCAAGCACCGCAGGAAG TCTGCTCAGGATGACAAGGCCACGATCCGATGTGAGACGTCCCCCCCAACTACTCCACGCTCCATGCGTCTGAGCAGGGAGGCAGGGCATGCAGCAAGCCACGAGGACATCAGAGACATCCGAGG TCTGGCGGGCCTGCAGGACGGCCAGGGCAGTAACCccagcagcagtaacagcagcCAGGACTCCCTCAACAAAGCAGCCAAGAAGAAGAGCATCAAGTCTTCCATCGGACGTCTCTTtgggaagaaggagaagggcCGACCCAGCATTCCTGGCAAGGACTCCCCCAGTCAAG CTGGCACTCCTGAGGCAGAGAGCTCTCCTAAAGATGGTTTAGGAATGGGGACCCTGGGCGGCCCTGCAGAGaagaacaggaagctgcagaaGAA TCCAAAGACCGG GCATGAATTACTGGAGGAGGCTCGCAGGCAGGGCCTGCCATTTGCCCAGTGGGATGGACCGACTGTTGTGGTTTGGCTGGAG CTGTGGGTGGGCATGCCAGCCTGGTACGTGGCTGCCTGCCGTGCCAACGTGAAGAGTGGAGCCATCATGTCAGCGCTGTCAGACACTGAGATCCAGAGGGAGATCGGTATCAGCAACCCGCTGCATCGTCTGAAGCTTCGCCTGGCCATCCAGGAGATCATGTCTCTGACCAGCCCATCTGCCCCGCCGACCTCGAGAACG ACTACAGGAAATGTTTGGGTGACACATGAGGAAATGGAAACTTTGGCAGCCACACCTCCCACG GAGGATGACGAGGGCAGCTGGGCCCAG ACTCTCGCGTATGGAGACATGAACCACGAGTGGATCGGTAACGAGTGGCTGCCCAGTCTGGGTTTACCGCAGTACCGCTCCTACTTCATGGAGTCCCTGGTGGACGCCCGCATGCTTGACCACCTCACCAAGAAGGACCTCAGAGGACAACTCAAGATGGTGGATAGCTTCCACAG gAACAGTTTTCAGTGTGGAGTTATGTGTCTGAGGCGGCTCAACTATGACAggatggagctggagaggagacgGGAAGAGTCTCAGATGGAGCTTCAAG AAGTGTTGGTGTGGAGTAACGAGCGTGTGATCAGCTGGGTTCAGGCCATCGGGCTGAAAGAGTACAGTAGCAACCTTTATGAGAGCGGTGTCCACGGAGCGCTGATGGCCCTCGACGAAACCTTCGACCACAACGCTCtcgccctgctgctgcagatccccacacaaaacacacag GCCAGAGCGACACTTGAGCGTGAATACAACAGTCTGCTGGCTATTGGCACAGACAGGAGAATGGAAgag gaTGACGATAAGAACTTCCGCCGGGCTCCCTCATGGAGGAAGAAGTTCAGGCCCAAAGACATGAGGGGGATGTCGTTGGGTGCATCAGACACCCTGCCTGCCAACTTCCGAGTGAACAGCGGCAGCGCGTCTTCTCCCTCCACGCAGCCAAAGAGGAGCCCGATGGAGG GTAACCGCTGGTCAGAGGATGAAGGGGAGTTCCCTGCATTCAAGACCCGGATGATGAATTGA
- the ppfia1 gene encoding liprin-alpha-1 isoform X11: MMCEVMPTISEAEGPGGGGGGGRRGSGSPLQSDSEGHFESLMVSMLEERDRLLDTLRETQENLGLTQGKLHEVSHERDSLQRQLNTALPQEFAALTKEVNVCREQLLEKEEEIAELKAERNNTRLLLEHLECLVSRHERSLRMTVVKRQAQSPAGVSSEVEVLKALKSLFEHHKALDEKVRERLRVALERCSALEEQLTMSHKELAYLREQHSQKRGLADGTSEVNHNSENTPSTNGKRSSDGSLSQEDESGPVFGKVGELQEVVDRQTADLGQMKERMAAMVSRISELEEDLDTARKDLIKSEDMNTRLQRDLRESMAQKEDMEERITTLEKRYLAAQREATSVHDLNDKLENEVANKDSLFRQTEDRNRQLQEKLELAEQKLQQTIRKAETLPEVEAELAQRVAALTKAEERHGNVEERLRQMEAQLEEKNQELLRARQREKMNEEHNRRLSETVDKLLSESNERLQLHLKERMSALEDKNALIRELDHTKKLIEESHHEKEQLLIQIETMRAENEQGRSRSNSLLHGRSQLGSTPDFRYPVSASSMMDSNSDHYGSALVLRRPQKGRMAALRDEPSKVQTLNEQEWERMQQANVLANVAQAFESDMDASDLEEDRETIFSSVDLLSPGGQADAQTLALMLQEQLDAINNEIRMIQEEKESTAIRAEEIECRVGSGDSLGGRFRSMSSIPPSLCAGSSLGGSPPGSGHSTPRRIPRSPNRELDRMGVMTLPSDLRKHRRKSAQDDKATIRCETSPPTTPRSMRLSREAGHAASHEDIRDIRGLAGLQDGQGSNPSSSNSSQDSLNKAAKKKSIKSSIGRLFGKKEKGRPSIPGKDSPSQAGTPEAESSPKDGLGMGTLGGPAEKNRKLQKKHELLEEARRQGLPFAQWDGPTVVVWLELWVGMPAWYVAACRANVKSGAIMSALSDTEIQREIGISNPLHRLKLRLAIQEIMSLTSPSAPPTSRTTLAYGDMNHEWIGNEWLPSLGLPQYRSYFMESLVDARMLDHLTKKDLRGQLKMVDSFHRNSFQCGVMCLRRLNYDRMELERRREESQMELQEVLVWSNERVISWVQAIGLKEYSSNLYESGVHGALMALDETFDHNALALLLQIPTQNTQARATLEREYNSLLAIGTDRRMEEDDDKNFRRAPSWRKKFRPKDMRGMSLGASDTLPANFRVNSGSASSPSTQPKRSPMEGSQSIQRLDTATVRTYSC, from the exons GAGTTTGCTGCACTAACGAAGGAGGTGAATGTGTGCCGGGAGCAGCttctggagaaggaggaggagatcgcAGAGCTGAAGGCTGAGAGAAACAACACACGG ctcCTGTTGGAGCACCTGGAGTGCCTGGTGTCTCGCCATGAGCGTAGTCTGAGGATGACGGTGGTGAAGAGACAGGCTCAGTCTCCAGCAGGAGTCTCAAGTGAGGTGGAGGTCCTCAAAGCCCTTAAGTCACTTTTTGAACACCACAAAGCCCTCGATGAGAAG GTGAGAGAGCGACTTCGTGTTGCCTTGGAACGATGCAGCGCATTGGAGGAGCAACTCACCATGTCACACAAAGAA TTGGCTTACCTCAGGGAGCAGCACAGCCAGAAGAGAGGGCTGGCAGATGGAACCAGTGAGGTCAACCACAACTCTGAAAACACACCAAGCACTAATGGCAAG CGGTCATCGGATGGTTCGCTGAGTCAGGAGGACGAGTCGGGGCCGGTGTTCGGGAAGGTCGGCGAGCTCCAGGAGGTGGTTGACCGTCAGACAGCTGACCTGGGCCAGATGAAGGAGCGCATGGCTGCTATGGTTTCACGCATCagtgagctggaggaggaccTGGACACGGCCCGAAAAGACCTCATCAAGTCTGAAGACATGAACACGCGGCTGCAGAGAGACCTGAGAGAG TCAATGGCTCAGAAGGAagacatggaggagaggatCACCACCTTGGAGAAGCGCTACCTGGCAGCTCAGCGGGAGGCTACCTCCGTCCACGACCTCAACGACAAGCTGGAGAATGAAGTGGCCAACAAGGACTCTCTCTTCAGACAA actgaagacagaaaccGGCAACtccaggagaagctggagctggctgaacagaagctgcagcaaaCCATCCGCAAGGCCGAGACTCTGCCTGAGGTGGAGGCCGAGCTCGCTCAGAGGGTAGCTGCCCTCACAAAG GCAGAAGAACGTCATGGAAACGTGGAGGAGAGACTGAGGCAGATGGAGgcccagctggaggagaagaaccAGGAACTGCTCAGG GCACGACAGCGAGAGAAGATGAACGAGGAGCACAACAGGCGTCTGTCTGAGACGGTGGACAAGCTCCTTTCAGAGTCCAACGAGAGACTTCAGCTTCACCTCAAAGAGAGGATGTCTGCTCTGGAGGACAAG AATGCCCTGATCAGAGAACTGGATCACACCAAGAAACTGATCGAGGAGTCTCACCATGAGAAG GAGCAACTGCTGATCCAGATTGAGACCATGAGGGCAGAGAACGAGCAGGGCCGGAGCAGAAGCAACTCCTTACTACACGG ACGGTCTCAGCTGGGCAGCACTCCAGATTTCAGGTATCCAGTGTCGGCTTCCTCAATGATGGACAGTAACTCAGACCACTATGGCAGCGCTCTTGTGCTCAGACGGCCTCAAAAAGGACGGATGGCAGCGCTCCGGGACGAACCATCCAAG GTGCAGACTTTGAATGAGCAGGAGTGGGAGCGCATGCAGCAGGCCAATGTTCTGGCGAATGTTGCCCAGGCGTTTGAGAGCGACATGGATGCTTCAGACCTGGAGGAGGACCGGGAGACGATTTTCAGCTCAGTGGACCTGCTGTCCCCTGGTGGCCAGGCTGACGCACAGACCCTCGCCTTAatgctgcaggagcagctggaTGCTATCAACAATGAAATCAG GATGAtccaggaggagaaggagagcacAGCCATCCGGGCAGAGGAGATCGAGTGCCGGGTGGGCAGTGGCGATAGCCTGGGAGGACGTTTCCGCTCCATGAgctccatccctccatcactgTGTGCGGGCTCCTCGTTGGGAGGCTCGCCCCCGGGCTCTGGCCACTCCACCCCCAGACGCATCCCCCGGAGCCCCAACAGAGAACTGGACCGAATGGGTGTCATGACCTTG CCTAGTGACCTGCGCAAGCACCGCAGGAAG TCTGCTCAGGATGACAAGGCCACGATCCGATGTGAGACGTCCCCCCCAACTACTCCACGCTCCATGCGTCTGAGCAGGGAGGCAGGGCATGCAGCAAGCCACGAGGACATCAGAGACATCCGAGG TCTGGCGGGCCTGCAGGACGGCCAGGGCAGTAACCccagcagcagtaacagcagcCAGGACTCCCTCAACAAAGCAGCCAAGAAGAAGAGCATCAAGTCTTCCATCGGACGTCTCTTtgggaagaaggagaagggcCGACCCAGCATTCCTGGCAAGGACTCCCCCAGTCAAG CTGGCACTCCTGAGGCAGAGAGCTCTCCTAAAGATGGTTTAGGAATGGGGACCCTGGGCGGCCCTGCAGAGaagaacaggaagctgcagaaGAA GCATGAATTACTGGAGGAGGCTCGCAGGCAGGGCCTGCCATTTGCCCAGTGGGATGGACCGACTGTTGTGGTTTGGCTGGAG CTGTGGGTGGGCATGCCAGCCTGGTACGTGGCTGCCTGCCGTGCCAACGTGAAGAGTGGAGCCATCATGTCAGCGCTGTCAGACACTGAGATCCAGAGGGAGATCGGTATCAGCAACCCGCTGCATCGTCTGAAGCTTCGCCTGGCCATCCAGGAGATCATGTCTCTGACCAGCCCATCTGCCCCGCCGACCTCGAGAACG ACTCTCGCGTATGGAGACATGAACCACGAGTGGATCGGTAACGAGTGGCTGCCCAGTCTGGGTTTACCGCAGTACCGCTCCTACTTCATGGAGTCCCTGGTGGACGCCCGCATGCTTGACCACCTCACCAAGAAGGACCTCAGAGGACAACTCAAGATGGTGGATAGCTTCCACAG gAACAGTTTTCAGTGTGGAGTTATGTGTCTGAGGCGGCTCAACTATGACAggatggagctggagaggagacgGGAAGAGTCTCAGATGGAGCTTCAAG AAGTGTTGGTGTGGAGTAACGAGCGTGTGATCAGCTGGGTTCAGGCCATCGGGCTGAAAGAGTACAGTAGCAACCTTTATGAGAGCGGTGTCCACGGAGCGCTGATGGCCCTCGACGAAACCTTCGACCACAACGCTCtcgccctgctgctgcagatccccacacaaaacacacag GCCAGAGCGACACTTGAGCGTGAATACAACAGTCTGCTGGCTATTGGCACAGACAGGAGAATGGAAgag gaTGACGATAAGAACTTCCGCCGGGCTCCCTCATGGAGGAAGAAGTTCAGGCCCAAAGACATGAGGGGGATGTCGTTGGGTGCATCAGACACCCTGCCTGCCAACTTCCGAGTGAACAGCGGCAGCGCGTCTTCTCCCTCCACGCAGCCAAAGAGGAGCCCGATGGAGG gaagtcagtctaTACAGAGGCTGGACACTGCCACAGTCAGGACCTACTCTTGTTAA